TCCACCTTCACAGCCTTCACCGCATCCGAAAGCGCCACTGTCCTCGCCAGCCGAAACAGAACATGCACATGGTCCGGCATCCCACCCACGCACAAGACTGGGCAGGCAATCGCATTCAGCGTCCCCGCCAAATAAGCATAAAGCCCCGGCTGGATCATCTCCGCCACCCAGGACTCCCGCCCCTTCGTCGAAAAGACCAAATGAACATAAATCTGCGCAAGTGATTGTGGCATAATGTAATATGTTGGGAGGTATAGTTTGTTAGGTTAACTGCCCGAC
This region of Prosthecobacter fusiformis genomic DNA includes:
- the tnpA gene encoding IS200/IS605 family transposase; translation: MPQSLAQIYVHLVFSTKGRESWVAEMIQPGLYAYLAGTLNAIACPVLCVGGMPDHVHVLFRLARTVALSDAVKAVKVESSKWMKEEGGVGEFAWQGGYGAFSVSASQVEAVTHYIRNQEQHHTGRSFQEEFRKLLDVYQIEYNEAYVWD